A region from the Sulfurivermis fontis genome encodes:
- a CDS encoding acetyl-CoA carboxylase biotin carboxylase subunit, translated as MIKKILIANRGEIAVRIVRACAEMGIRSVAVYAEADRHALHVKKADEAYSLGPDTVAGYLNAHRLVNLAVATGCDALHPGYGFLSENPELAEICARRGIIFIGPDADVIRRMGDKTAAREAMIAAGVPVTPGSDGNVESLEHAVEVAKGLGYPVMLKATSGGGGRGIRRCENEEELRRNFSRVVSEATKAFGSAEVFLEKCIVDPRHIEVQILADAHGNVIHLNERDCSIQRRHQKLIEIAPSPQLNQEQRDYIGGLAVKAAAAVGYRNAGTVEFLLDKDGTVYFMEMNTRLQVEHCVTEEITGVDIVQEQIRIAAGLPLRHANTNLRPRGYAMEFRINAEDPKNGFLPSFGKVTRYFAPGGPGVRTDGALYTGYEIPPYYDSMCVKLIVWGPDWETLLNRAQRALRDIAVYGVKTTIPYYQEILKNEEFRSGRFDTSFVDTHPELVEYSIKRPQREIAAAIAASIVASMGL; from the coding sequence GTGATAAAGAAAATCCTCATTGCCAACCGCGGCGAAATTGCCGTGCGCATCGTCCGCGCCTGCGCCGAAATGGGCATCCGCTCCGTGGCGGTCTATGCCGAGGCGGACCGCCATGCGCTGCACGTCAAGAAGGCCGACGAGGCCTACAGCCTCGGCCCCGACACCGTCGCCGGTTATCTGAATGCCCACCGCCTGGTCAATCTGGCCGTCGCCACCGGTTGCGACGCCCTGCACCCGGGCTACGGCTTCCTGTCGGAAAACCCCGAGCTGGCCGAGATCTGCGCCCGCCGCGGCATCATCTTCATCGGTCCCGACGCCGACGTAATCCGCCGCATGGGCGACAAGACCGCCGCCCGCGAGGCGATGATCGCCGCCGGCGTACCGGTCACTCCCGGCTCCGATGGCAACGTGGAATCCCTGGAGCATGCCGTCGAAGTCGCCAAGGGCCTGGGCTACCCGGTGATGCTCAAGGCCACCTCCGGCGGTGGCGGCCGCGGTATCCGCCGCTGCGAGAACGAGGAGGAACTGCGCCGCAATTTCTCCCGCGTGGTGTCCGAAGCCACCAAGGCCTTCGGCAGCGCCGAGGTGTTCCTGGAAAAGTGCATCGTCGACCCGCGCCACATCGAGGTGCAGATCCTGGCCGACGCCCACGGCAACGTCATCCACCTCAACGAGCGCGACTGCTCCATCCAGCGCCGCCACCAGAAACTGATCGAGATCGCCCCCTCCCCCCAGCTCAACCAGGAACAGCGCGACTACATCGGCGGCCTGGCGGTCAAGGCGGCCGCGGCGGTGGGCTACCGCAACGCCGGCACGGTGGAGTTCCTGCTGGACAAGGACGGCACCGTCTATTTCATGGAGATGAACACCCGCCTGCAAGTGGAGCACTGCGTCACCGAGGAGATCACCGGGGTGGACATCGTGCAGGAGCAGATCCGCATCGCCGCCGGCCTGCCGCTGCGCCACGCCAACACCAACCTGCGCCCGCGCGGCTATGCCATGGAGTTCCGCATCAACGCCGAAGACCCCAAGAACGGCTTCCTGCCCAGTTTCGGCAAGGTCACCCGCTACTTCGCCCCCGGCGGCCCCGGCGTGCGTACCGACGGCGCGCTGTATACCGGCTACGAGATCCCACCTTACTACGACTCCATGTGCGTCAAACTCATCGTCTGGGGACCGGACTGGGAAACGCTGCTGAACCGAGCCCAGCGCGCCCTGCGCGACATCGCGGTGTACGGCGTGAAAACCACCATTCCCTACTATCAGGAGATCCTCAAGAACGAGGAGTTCCGCAGCGGACGCTTCGATACCAGTTTCGTCGATACCCATCCGGAACTGGTGGAGTACTCCATCAAGCGGCCGCAACGCGAGATCGCGGCCGCCATTGCCGCCTCCATTGTCGCCTCCATGGGTCTCTAA
- the oadA gene encoding sodium-extruding oxaloacetate decarboxylase subunit alpha: MPKVHITETVLRDGHQSLIATRMRTEDMLPICQKLDKVGFWSLEVWGGATFDACLRFLKEDPWERLRVLRRALPNTRLQMLLRGQNLLGYRHYSDDVVRAFVERAAANGVDVFRIFDALNDTRNLRTAIEAVKQNGKHAQGAISYTTSPVHGIAQFVAMAKEMEAMGCDSIAIKDMAGLLTPSATAELVDALVAAVKLPIAVHSHATAGLASMCQLKGIEHGAAHIDTAISAFAGGTSHPPTESMVAALRGTEYDTGLDLALLQEIGFYFHEVRKKYHQYESEYTGIDTRVQINQVPGGMISNLSNQLREQGALGRMNEVLAEIPRVREDLGYPPLVTPTSQIVGTQAVLNVLTGARYKNITNEVKFYLQGRYGKAPGTVNSIVRQQAIGNEEVIECRPADLLKPELDNLRDQAGALAHSEEDVLTFAMFPEVGREFLEQRAKGELKPEPLEPLPSENGHISAAPTEFNVTMHGETYHIKVTGTGHKNRQQRPFYITVDGQPEEVNVEILEELFSEVADAPAKTANGNSKRPRATKPGHVTTSMPAAVVDVMVKVGDEVKAGAPVLVTEAMKMESEIQAPVAGTVVAVHVVKGDRVTPDEALVEIE, encoded by the coding sequence ATGCCCAAGGTTCATATCACCGAAACCGTACTGCGCGACGGCCATCAGTCCCTGATCGCCACCCGCATGCGTACCGAGGACATGCTGCCCATCTGCCAAAAGCTGGACAAGGTTGGGTTCTGGTCGCTGGAAGTCTGGGGCGGCGCTACCTTCGACGCCTGTCTGCGTTTCCTGAAGGAGGATCCGTGGGAGCGCCTGCGCGTGCTGCGCCGGGCCCTGCCCAACACCCGTCTGCAGATGCTGCTGCGTGGCCAGAACCTGCTCGGCTATCGCCACTATTCCGACGATGTGGTGCGTGCCTTTGTCGAGCGCGCCGCCGCCAATGGCGTCGACGTGTTCCGCATCTTCGATGCCCTCAACGACACGCGCAACCTGCGCACCGCCATCGAGGCGGTGAAGCAAAACGGCAAGCACGCCCAGGGCGCCATCAGCTACACCACCAGTCCGGTGCATGGCATCGCCCAGTTCGTGGCCATGGCCAAGGAGATGGAGGCCATGGGCTGTGACAGCATCGCCATCAAGGACATGGCCGGCCTGCTCACCCCCAGCGCCACGGCCGAACTGGTGGACGCGCTGGTCGCCGCCGTCAAACTGCCCATCGCCGTGCACAGCCACGCCACTGCCGGCCTGGCCAGCATGTGCCAGCTCAAGGGCATCGAGCACGGCGCCGCGCACATCGACACCGCCATTTCCGCCTTCGCCGGCGGCACCTCGCACCCGCCCACCGAGTCCATGGTGGCGGCCCTGCGCGGCACCGAATACGACACCGGTCTCGACCTCGCCCTGTTGCAGGAGATCGGTTTCTATTTCCATGAGGTGCGCAAGAAATACCACCAGTACGAAAGCGAATACACCGGCATCGACACCCGGGTGCAGATCAACCAGGTGCCGGGCGGCATGATCTCCAACCTGTCCAACCAGCTGCGCGAACAGGGCGCGCTGGGACGCATGAACGAGGTGCTGGCCGAGATCCCGCGCGTGCGCGAGGACCTGGGCTATCCCCCGCTGGTCACGCCGACCTCGCAGATCGTCGGCACCCAGGCCGTGCTCAACGTACTCACCGGCGCGCGCTACAAGAACATCACCAACGAGGTGAAGTTCTATCTGCAGGGCCGCTACGGCAAGGCGCCGGGCACGGTCAACTCCATCGTGCGCCAGCAGGCCATCGGCAACGAGGAGGTGATCGAGTGCCGTCCCGCCGATCTGCTGAAGCCGGAACTGGACAACCTGCGTGATCAGGCCGGCGCCCTCGCCCACAGCGAGGAAGACGTGCTCACCTTCGCCATGTTCCCCGAAGTGGGGCGCGAATTCCTCGAGCAGCGCGCGAAGGGCGAACTGAAGCCGGAACCGCTGGAGCCGCTGCCGAGCGAAAACGGCCACATCAGCGCCGCCCCCACCGAATTCAACGTCACCATGCACGGCGAGACCTACCACATCAAGGTCACCGGCACCGGTCACAAGAATCGCCAGCAGCGCCCGTTCTACATCACCGTCGACGGCCAGCCGGAAGAGGTGAACGTCGAGATCCTCGAGGAACTGTTCTCCGAAGTCGCCGATGCGCCGGCCAAGACCGCCAACGGCAACAGCAAGCGGCCGCGCGCCACCAAGCCGGGCCACGTCACCACCTCCATGCCGGCCGCCGTGGTCGACGTGATGGTCAAGGTGGGCGACGAAGTGAAGGCCGGCGCCCCGGTGCTGGTCACCGAGGCGATGAAGATGGAGTCGGAGATCCAGGCCCCGGTGGCGGGCACGGTAGTGGCCGTGCACGTGGTCAAGGGTGATCGCGTCACCCCGGACGAAGCCCTGGTCGAGATCGAATAA
- a CDS encoding Maf family protein codes for MKLILASTSPYRRELLGRLGLAFDTAAPNTDETRLPGETPKQLVRRLAEAKARAVAKEFPQALIIGSDQVAVLGDRILGKPGDHATAVQQLTAACGRRVTFLTGLCLYNSGNDHCQVDVVPYTVEFRTLNAVQIENYLKREQPYNCAGSFKSEGLGISLFRRMEGEDPNALIGLPLIRLIDMLTAEGVNVL; via the coding sequence TTGAAACTGATCCTTGCATCGACCTCGCCCTACCGGCGCGAGTTGCTGGGACGACTCGGCCTCGCCTTCGACACGGCGGCGCCCAACACCGATGAAACGCGCCTGCCCGGTGAAACCCCCAAGCAGTTGGTGCGCCGTCTGGCCGAGGCCAAGGCACGCGCCGTGGCGAAGGAATTTCCCCAGGCGCTGATCATCGGTTCGGATCAGGTGGCCGTGCTGGGCGATCGCATCCTCGGCAAGCCGGGTGATCACGCCACCGCCGTGCAGCAGCTGACCGCCGCCTGCGGCCGGCGCGTGACCTTTCTCACCGGCCTGTGCCTGTACAACAGCGGCAACGATCACTGCCAGGTGGACGTGGTGCCGTATACGGTGGAGTTCCGCACCCTCAACGCGGTGCAGATCGAGAACTACCTCAAGCGTGAACAGCCCTACAACTGCGCCGGCAGTTTCAAATCCGAGGGACTCGGCATCAGTCTGTTCCGCCGCATGGAAGGCGAGGACCCCAACGCCCTCATCGGCCTGCCCCTGATCCGCCTCATCGACATGCTGACGGCGGAAGGGGTGAACGTCTTATAG
- a CDS encoding thioredoxin family protein, with protein MRKLALGFGLLGALWLGNAVAAASGDGAVLQGGVNPGYHDKPEWFKNSFMDLAEDVAEAHAAGKRVLLYFYQDGCPYCKKLLDDNFGNPAIAAKTQRLYDVIAINLWGDREVTSVDGATLSEKAFAEQLKVMYTPTLLFLDETGKPVLRLNGYYAPERFELALDYAARREKDGLSFRDYVARVGVSNTAAVLQASPLFLQPPHVLARNRMAAQRPLLVLFEQAGCADCAELHRDILARPEMKELLQRFDAVQLDMWSDVKLVKPDGRRATAAEWARQLNIHYTPSLVFFDEQGREVFRTEAYLRTFHVQSVMEYIASGAYRRQPNLQRYIQERADLLREQGVVVDLMD; from the coding sequence ATGCGTAAGCTGGCCCTTGGATTCGGACTGTTGGGGGCGCTGTGGCTGGGGAATGCCGTGGCTGCGGCGTCCGGTGATGGCGCGGTGCTACAGGGCGGGGTCAATCCCGGTTATCACGACAAGCCGGAGTGGTTCAAGAATTCCTTCATGGACCTGGCCGAGGACGTGGCCGAGGCGCATGCGGCGGGGAAGCGTGTCTTGCTGTACTTCTATCAGGATGGCTGTCCCTACTGCAAGAAGTTGCTGGACGACAACTTCGGCAATCCGGCCATTGCCGCGAAGACACAACGCCTGTATGACGTCATTGCCATCAATCTGTGGGGCGATCGTGAAGTGACCTCCGTCGATGGCGCGACCCTGAGCGAGAAGGCGTTTGCCGAGCAGCTCAAGGTGATGTACACGCCGACGTTGTTGTTTCTCGATGAGACCGGCAAGCCAGTGTTGCGACTGAACGGCTACTATGCCCCCGAACGCTTCGAGCTGGCGCTGGATTACGCTGCGCGCCGGGAAAAGGACGGCCTCAGCTTCCGTGACTATGTCGCCCGCGTTGGCGTTTCCAACACCGCGGCTGTCCTGCAGGCCAGTCCGCTGTTTCTCCAGCCGCCCCATGTCCTGGCGCGTAACCGCATGGCCGCACAGCGGCCGTTGTTGGTACTGTTCGAGCAGGCCGGATGTGCCGATTGTGCCGAACTCCATCGTGACATTCTGGCGCGTCCGGAGATGAAGGAACTGTTGCAGCGCTTTGATGCCGTGCAGCTCGATATGTGGAGCGATGTGAAACTGGTGAAGCCGGATGGCAGGCGCGCCACGGCAGCGGAATGGGCCCGACAGCTGAATATCCACTACACACCGTCACTGGTGTTTTTCGATGAGCAGGGCCGGGAGGTATTTCGCACCGAGGCCTATCTGCGCACCTTCCACGTGCAATCGGTGATGGAGTACATCGCCAGTGGCGCCTACCGGCGTCAGCCCAATCTGCAGCGCTATATTCAGGAGCGTGCCGACCTGTTGCGCGAACAGGGGGTGGTGGTGGATTTGATGGACTAA
- a CDS encoding GGDEF domain-containing protein, translated as MAPQGSLNTDNKPTLAPVVSLARGVEAPDTLRLTTALQTTLDLEQLLRIFSETVQDIVPHQGLTYRNDERRFVLAVGHTGRHHCSYRLNLLGSELGEVAMSRSKRFSEQDLAQIEYVLCALVYPLRNALHYRDALDAAHRDPLTGVGNRAALEDHLRREVTLARRHHQPLSLLVIDIDWFKQVNDRYGHAIGDAVLRAVAHVTQEGLRGDDLLFRFGGEEFVVLLRATPADGAAIVAERIRATIEAASCTCDGKDIKVTVSVGVATLREETGDSLFDRADHALYQAKQQGRNRVQSAQ; from the coding sequence ATGGCACCGCAAGGCTCGCTCAATACTGACAACAAACCGACCCTGGCCCCGGTGGTCAGCCTGGCCCGCGGCGTCGAGGCGCCGGATACCCTGCGACTCACCACCGCCCTGCAAACGACCCTCGACCTGGAACAGCTATTGCGCATCTTCTCCGAGACCGTTCAGGATATCGTGCCCCACCAGGGGCTCACCTATCGCAATGACGAGCGCCGCTTCGTCCTCGCCGTCGGCCACACCGGTCGCCACCACTGCAGCTACCGCCTCAATCTGCTCGGCAGCGAACTGGGTGAAGTGGCCATGAGCCGCAGCAAGCGCTTCTCCGAACAGGATCTGGCCCAGATCGAATACGTGCTCTGTGCACTGGTCTATCCGCTGCGCAACGCCCTGCACTACCGTGACGCCTTGGACGCCGCCCACCGCGATCCCCTCACCGGAGTGGGCAACCGTGCCGCGCTGGAGGATCATCTGCGGCGCGAGGTGACCCTCGCCCGGCGGCATCACCAACCGCTGTCCCTGCTGGTCATCGATATCGACTGGTTCAAACAGGTCAACGACCGTTATGGCCATGCCATAGGGGATGCGGTGCTGCGCGCGGTGGCGCATGTCACACAGGAAGGGTTGCGCGGAGACGACCTGTTATTCCGTTTCGGCGGCGAAGAATTTGTGGTTCTGCTGCGGGCGACTCCCGCCGATGGAGCGGCCATCGTGGCCGAACGCATCCGCGCCACCATCGAGGCGGCGAGCTGCACCTGTGACGGCAAGGACATCAAGGTGACTGTCAGCGTCGGCGTCGCCACCTTGCGCGAGGAGACTGGCGACAGCCTGTTCGACCGCGCCGACCATGCCCTGTACCAAGCCAAGCAGCAGGGCCGCAACCGCGTACAGTCGGCTCAGTAG
- a CDS encoding nucleoside deaminase — protein sequence MIDMEQQQHCMREALALAAQSVRDGGGPFGAVVVRDGVIIGRGSNRVTPDNDPTAHAEVVAIRAACHSLNSFSLEGCELYVNCEPCPMCLAAAYWARLERIYYAATRDDAAAAGFDDALIYREVCLLPEQRRLPLLRLLPEEAADAFAAWAAKADRVDY from the coding sequence ATGATCGATATGGAGCAGCAGCAACATTGCATGCGCGAGGCGTTGGCCCTGGCGGCGCAGTCGGTGCGTGACGGCGGCGGGCCGTTCGGTGCCGTGGTGGTACGCGACGGCGTAATCATCGGTCGCGGCAGCAACCGCGTGACCCCCGACAATGACCCCACCGCCCATGCCGAGGTGGTGGCGATCCGTGCCGCCTGCCATAGCCTGAACAGCTTCAGCCTGGAGGGTTGCGAGCTGTACGTCAATTGCGAACCCTGCCCGATGTGCCTCGCCGCCGCCTACTGGGCGCGGCTGGAGCGTATCTACTACGCCGCAACGCGAGATGATGCCGCAGCGGCCGGCTTTGATGATGCCTTGATCTATCGAGAGGTCTGTCTGCTGCCGGAACAGCGGCGCCTGCCGTTGCTGCGACTGTTGCCGGAGGAGGCGGCGGACGCCTTCGCCGCCTGGGCGGCGAAGGCGGATCGGGTGGACTACTGA
- a CDS encoding endonuclease III domain-containing protein: MTLRQVYAALYRAYGPQHWWPGETPFEVMVGAVLTQNTAWSNVEKAIDNLKAHDALDPAVITHTPAVTLAAWLKPSGYFNIKARRLKNFCAWYLAAGGLASLQKLETPVLRRALLAVNGIGPETADDILLYAFERPVFVIDAYTRRLFSRLQLVTGEETYEELRHYFEQGLGRSADKVALFNEYHALIVAHAKQACRTRPLCDVCCLRRRCSYPTG, translated from the coding sequence ATGACCCTGCGCCAGGTCTACGCCGCGCTGTACCGTGCCTACGGTCCGCAGCACTGGTGGCCCGGCGAAACCCCCTTCGAGGTGATGGTCGGGGCGGTGCTGACCCAGAACACGGCCTGGAGCAATGTCGAGAAGGCCATCGACAATCTCAAGGCCCACGACGCCCTCGACCCCGCCGTCATCACCCACACCCCTGCCGTCACCCTGGCGGCGTGGCTCAAACCCTCCGGCTACTTCAACATCAAGGCCCGGCGCCTGAAGAATTTCTGCGCCTGGTATCTGGCCGCCGGTGGCCTGGCGTCGTTGCAGAAGCTGGAGACGCCCGTCCTGCGCAGGGCGCTGCTGGCGGTGAACGGTATCGGTCCCGAGACTGCCGACGACATCCTGCTGTATGCCTTTGAGCGTCCGGTGTTCGTCATCGATGCCTACACACGACGGCTGTTTTCCCGCTTGCAACTGGTGACGGGGGAGGAAACCTATGAGGAATTGCGGCATTATTTCGAGCAGGGGCTGGGGCGCAGTGCAGACAAGGTGGCGCTGTTCAATGAGTACCATGCCCTGATCGTGGCCCATGCCAAGCAGGCATGCCGCACCAGGCCGCTGTGCGATGTCTGCTGTCTGCGGCGGCGGTGTTCCTACCCGACGGGATGA
- the rluB gene encoding 23S rRNA pseudouridine(2605) synthase RluB, protein MNEKLQKVLARIGLGSRRELEQWISDGRVSVNGKVATLGDRVGPGDVVRVDGHIIGQAALQGPERRVLVYHKPLGEVCTRSDPEKRPTIFEKMPPLRNGRWVAVGRLDVNTTGLILLTTDGELANRLMHPSSNIEREYAVRVFGEVSPEVIQKLRDGVMLDDGPARFDGIVDAGGDGANHWYHVILHEGRNREVRRLWESQGVTVSRLIRVRYGPVQLGRRLRPGRYEELEGEPLQALLQQVGLARPKAKAAAKKVAAGRDKAPRQGRARAERPAARRPRDTADDWSTSPHPPAASRKERGRQGGRPGAARSRPAGREPRAEGEERPRNRAGDGDTSPAPRRTPAARKPSAHSHRRR, encoded by the coding sequence ATGAACGAAAAATTGCAGAAGGTGCTGGCCCGTATCGGTCTGGGTTCACGCCGCGAGCTGGAACAATGGATCAGCGACGGCCGCGTGTCGGTCAATGGCAAGGTGGCGACGCTGGGTGACCGTGTCGGTCCCGGCGATGTGGTGCGCGTCGATGGTCACATCATCGGCCAGGCGGCGTTGCAGGGACCGGAGCGGCGCGTGCTGGTATACCACAAGCCGTTGGGCGAGGTGTGTACCCGTTCCGATCCGGAGAAACGTCCGACCATCTTCGAGAAGATGCCGCCGCTGCGCAACGGGCGCTGGGTGGCGGTGGGGCGGCTCGACGTCAACACCACCGGCCTGATTCTGCTCACCACCGATGGCGAGCTGGCCAATCGCCTGATGCATCCCTCCAGCAATATCGAACGCGAGTACGCCGTGCGTGTGTTCGGCGAGGTCAGTCCCGAGGTGATTCAGAAGCTGCGCGATGGCGTCATGCTGGATGATGGTCCGGCGCGCTTCGACGGCATCGTCGATGCCGGCGGTGACGGCGCCAATCACTGGTACCACGTCATCCTCCATGAGGGCCGCAACCGCGAGGTGCGCCGCCTGTGGGAAAGCCAGGGGGTGACCGTCAGCCGCCTGATCCGCGTTCGTTACGGTCCGGTGCAACTGGGCCGGCGCCTGCGTCCCGGCCGTTATGAAGAGCTGGAAGGAGAGCCCCTGCAGGCCCTGCTGCAGCAAGTCGGCCTGGCGCGTCCCAAGGCCAAGGCCGCTGCAAAGAAGGTGGCTGCCGGACGTGACAAGGCACCGCGTCAGGGGCGGGCGAGAGCAGAGCGCCCGGCCGCACGCCGGCCGCGTGACACGGCGGATGACTGGTCCACCTCGCCGCATCCGCCGGCCGCGTCGCGCAAGGAGCGAGGTAGGCAGGGAGGACGCCCGGGTGCCGCGCGCTCCCGTCCGGCAGGCCGCGAGCCCCGCGCCGAGGGCGAGGAACGGCCACGCAACCGGGCTGGCGACGGCGATACGTCACCGGCACCACGCCGCACGCCTGCGGCACGCAAACCATCCGCTCACAGCCACCGGCGCCGATGA
- the scpB gene encoding SMC-Scp complex subunit ScpB: MNPEQLRNIIEAALFAASEPLNAERLQALFDEEQQPSRDTLHQALLQLQQDYEGRGIELKEVATGFRFQARQEVSTWVSRLWEEKPQRYTRATLETLALIAYRQPITRAEIEDIRGVTVSSNIIKTLQERDWIRVVGHRDVPGRPAMFATTRHFLNYFNLKSLDELPPLSELMDIDKINAELDLREPGGEGSGETAAVALAAAMPAYDPAFEPTDA; encoded by the coding sequence ATGAACCCGGAACAACTGCGCAACATCATCGAGGCGGCACTGTTCGCCGCCAGCGAGCCGCTCAATGCCGAGCGGCTGCAGGCTTTGTTTGACGAGGAGCAGCAGCCATCGCGCGACACGCTGCATCAGGCATTGCTGCAATTGCAGCAGGATTATGAGGGGCGTGGTATCGAGCTGAAAGAGGTGGCCACCGGCTTCCGCTTCCAGGCGCGCCAGGAAGTGTCGACCTGGGTATCGCGCCTGTGGGAGGAAAAACCGCAGCGCTACACCCGCGCCACGCTGGAGACCCTGGCCCTGATCGCCTATCGCCAGCCCATCACCCGCGCCGAGATCGAGGACATCCGCGGCGTCACCGTGAGCAGCAACATCATCAAGACCCTGCAGGAACGCGACTGGATTCGTGTCGTCGGCCACCGCGATGTGCCGGGTCGTCCGGCGATGTTCGCCACCACGCGCCACTTCCTCAACTACTTCAACCTGAAGAGCCTGGACGAACTGCCGCCGCTGTCCGAGCTGATGGATATCGACAAGATCAACGCGGAGCTGGACCTGCGCGAGCCGGGGGGCGAGGGCAGCGGCGAGACGGCGGCAGTGGCGCTAGCAGCCGCCATGCCGGCCTACGATCCGGCCTTCGAGCCCACCGATGCCTGA
- a CDS encoding segregation and condensation protein A: MPFAIVQGAPLLELPKDLYIPPQALEVFLEAFEGPLDLLLYLIRRQNLDILDIPIAEITHQYIEYVEMMKVVNLELAAEYLVMAAMLAEIKSRMLLPRPPGAEEDEEDPRAELVRRLQEYERYKKAAEDIDALPRIDRDTFPVSIEVPHREVVRAHPEVDLKELLLAIADVMRRAEMFAHHHIRREPLSVRERMSQVLEALTPDHFTEFTTLFRIDEGKRGVVVTLLAILELIKQSLVELIQTEPFGPIHVKVVAASEQ, encoded by the coding sequence ATGCCCTTTGCCATCGTGCAGGGCGCGCCGCTCCTGGAGCTGCCCAAGGATCTCTACATTCCGCCGCAGGCGCTGGAGGTGTTCCTCGAGGCCTTCGAGGGACCGCTCGATCTGCTGCTGTACCTGATCCGGCGGCAGAACCTCGACATCCTCGACATTCCCATTGCCGAGATCACCCACCAGTACATCGAGTACGTGGAGATGATGAAGGTGGTGAACCTGGAACTGGCGGCGGAGTACCTGGTGATGGCCGCCATGCTGGCGGAGATCAAGTCACGCATGCTGCTGCCGCGTCCGCCCGGTGCCGAGGAGGACGAGGAGGATCCGCGCGCCGAGCTGGTGCGGCGCCTGCAAGAGTATGAACGTTACAAGAAGGCCGCCGAGGACATCGACGCACTGCCGCGCATCGACCGCGACACCTTTCCGGTCAGCATCGAGGTGCCGCACCGCGAGGTGGTACGCGCCCATCCCGAGGTGGACCTGAAAGAGCTGCTGCTGGCCATTGCCGACGTGATGCGCCGCGCCGAGATGTTTGCCCACCACCACATCCGCCGCGAGCCGCTGTCGGTGCGCGAGCGCATGTCGCAGGTGCTGGAAGCGCTCACCCCCGATCACTTCACCGAATTCACCACCTTGTTCCGCATCGACGAGGGCAAGCGCGGCGTGGTGGTGACCCTGCTGGCGATCCTGGAGCTGATCAAGCAGTCGCTGGTGGAGCTGATCCAGACCGAACCCTTCGGCCCGATCCACGTCAAGGTCGTGGCGGCGAGCGAACAGTAA
- a CDS encoding tryptophan--tRNA ligase, whose amino-acid sequence MNSVVSSHQRVLSGMRPTGRLHLGHYHGVLKNWIKLQHEYDCFFFVADWHALTTSYDNTAGINASVWEMAVDWLAAGVNPGAAKIFIQSRVPEHAELHLLLSMITPLGWLERVPTYKDQQEKLKEKDLATYGFLGYPLLQSADILIYRAGLVPVGEDQVAHVEITREVARRFNHLYGREPDFEAKAEAAVKKMGKKNAKLYHELRKRYTEQGDHEALATGRALLESQQNITLADRERLFGYLDGAGRTILPEPQALLTPASKMPGLDGQKMSKSYNNTIALRDEPKQVEQKLRTMPTDPARVRRSDAGDPAKCPVWQLHQVYSDDTVKSWVMEGCTSAGIGCLDCKQPVVDAVLNELRPIQERVVEFSNDPERVRNILAEGSEAARSVARATLDEVRQVMGLSYR is encoded by the coding sequence TTGAATTCCGTCGTCTCGTCCCACCAGCGCGTCCTCTCCGGCATGCGCCCCACCGGCCGGCTCCATCTGGGCCATTACCACGGGGTGCTGAAGAACTGGATCAAGTTGCAGCACGAATACGACTGCTTCTTCTTCGTCGCCGACTGGCACGCCCTGACCACTTCCTATGACAACACTGCGGGCATCAACGCCTCGGTGTGGGAAATGGCGGTGGACTGGCTGGCCGCCGGCGTCAATCCCGGTGCGGCCAAGATATTCATCCAGTCGCGCGTGCCGGAGCATGCCGAGCTGCATCTGCTGTTGTCGATGATCACCCCGCTGGGTTGGCTGGAACGCGTGCCGACCTACAAGGACCAGCAGGAAAAGCTGAAGGAAAAGGATCTCGCTACCTACGGTTTTCTCGGTTATCCGCTGTTGCAGAGCGCCGATATCCTTATCTACCGCGCCGGTCTGGTGCCGGTGGGCGAGGACCAGGTGGCCCACGTGGAGATCACCCGCGAGGTGGCGCGTCGTTTCAATCACCTCTATGGCCGCGAACCGGACTTCGAGGCCAAGGCCGAGGCGGCAGTGAAGAAGATGGGCAAGAAGAACGCCAAGCTGTATCACGAGCTGCGCAAGCGCTATACCGAACAGGGTGACCATGAGGCGCTGGCCACCGGCCGTGCCCTGCTGGAGTCGCAGCAGAACATCACCCTGGCCGATCGCGAACGCCTGTTCGGTTATCTCGACGGCGCCGGACGCACCATTCTGCCCGAGCCGCAGGCGCTGCTGACTCCGGCCTCCAAGATGCCGGGGCTGGACGGGCAGAAGATGTCCAAGTCCTACAACAACACCATTGCCCTGCGCGACGAACCCAAGCAGGTGGAGCAGAAGCTGCGCACCATGCCCACCGATCCGGCGCGCGTGCGCCGCAGCGACGCCGGCGACCCCGCCAAGTGTCCGGTGTGGCAACTGCACCAGGTGTATTCCGACGATACCGTGAAGAGCTGGGTGATGGAGGGTTGCACCAGCGCCGGCATCGGCTGCCTGGACTGCAAGCAGCCGGTGGTGGATGCCGTGTTGAACGAACTGCGCCCGATCCAGGAGCGCGTGGTCGAGTTCAGCAATGACCCGGAGCGGGTGCGCAACATCCTGGCCGAGGGCAGCGAGGCGGCGCGCAGCGTGGCGCGCGCCACTCTCGATGAGGTGCGCCAGGTCATGGGGCTCAGTTACCGGTAA